In the genome of Microcoleus vaginatus PCC 9802, the window GTCGGCTGGGGCAAAGAGTCATCTACGATCAACTTTTCGCGATTAGACGACTCATTTTTGGCGTCCAAATCCTTTTTTTTCGCTTCGATTGGGGTGTGTAACGCATTTTTTCGACCAGGCGTTCGTTGACTTTATTAATTAGGTCTGGACTAATTTATTGCCGAAAGTGAACTAATAGAGATGAGTCAAATGGTAGTCCATTGCTGTAACTTGATTGACCGCTAAAGTATTGCAGATATGGTTTTCCCGGATACGTTCTACCGTTTCGCGATCGCTAATTCCAAGCTTTTATTTGATAATTAATGCTCCCAGTGCCATCCGAAAGGATTTAGCTGGTACCCCCATAACTGTCTACCGTTTCGCGATCGCTGATTCCAAGCTTCTCTTTGATAATTAATGCTCCCAGTGCCATCCGAAAGGATTTAGCTGGTGTCCCCATAACTGTCGGGAAGTTTGCCGCGTATTGTGATTCAAATTCATCCCACGGGGTTATTTGGACTATTTTTACCCAACGGTTGAGGGCTGACAATTTACATCCGTTGGCTAGTTCAAAGTCTAAGGGTTGGAGGGGAGCAAGCTCAGCTTTTTTGTACACCCTCGCAGGTGGCTATGCACGGCTTTTGATCTACTTTACCTGTTTTTCTTGCACGCTGATCTCGATAGCACGATCTCTTCACCCAGGCCAGATAACATGTGATCGATTATTCAGCAAACCCCATTTAGAAAATCTGCTGGTTTATCCTTGTCAGAAAATTAGGGAGCAACACAGACTTATTCAGGGGTTGCGCGACCTGAAATGGTCGTTTAGTACGGGAAGGCGACTTCCCTGGAGGATTCACACCCTCCACCCTCACGTAAAAGACTCTCAAAGAAGAGTTTGGTCACGACCTAGTAGGTAACGAAACAGTCGGAGTGCAGACCACGAAAGTAGCCGAAGCTAGCAGCCTAAGCTGGTTAGGAGCAAGGGGGAAAATCTCCAATGGTGAAAACAAGTTAACTATCGATTAAACTGCGTCATTAAGCTAAGAGCCAAATAAGGCTGATAGGCTCTAACCAAAAGGTACGTGGAAGGATTCAAGATTTAACCCCTCTCTGAATCGTGTGAACAAAAAACCCACCGCAGAATAGATAGCACCTAAAGGAAGATAGAAAAACTAAATGACACAACAGGGTAAACCCCACAGAGTCTAAAAGAAGTCGATAACTTTTAGTAGGTCTGAGGCAACAAGGACGGAACTCTCTGGAGGGTAAAGGATGGAGGAAAAAGCGAATGCTGGCTTGTAATGAGTCAGATAGGGGTTGAAACATTACTTCTGACCGAAAGGAACAGCAGACTTCCTCTGGGTCTTATGCGGAAGAAACCAGATTAAGGAATCCAATCTAAGGACAAGTTAGATGATGTCTTCTGAGACAACAAACGGACTGAAGAGACGACTTGAAGACTGGAACCAAATCAATTGGTATAAGGTTAACAAGCTCGTTAGAAACCTACGTCAAAGAATCTTTCGTGCGAGAAAACTTGGTGACTTCCGTAAGATACGAAGCTTGCAGAAGTTAATGTTACGAAGCTACGCCAACTTACTGCTGTCAGTTCGACGTATCACCCAGACCAATCAAGGTAAAGCAACGGCAGGAATTGACAAAGAAGTAATCAATACCCCAAAGCAAAGGGTGATTCTGGTAAACAATTGGGATGGGGGCAACCTCAAACCAACTCGTAGGGTGGAAATACCGAAACCTAACGGAAAGAAACGACCGCTCGGCATCCCTACCGTGCGCGACAGAATCGAACAGGCAATAGTAAAGAACGCACTAGAACCCGAATGGGAAGCCGTATTCGAGGCACACTCGTATGGTTTCCGACCGGGAAGAAGCTGTCATGATGCTATAGCCCAATGCTTCAACAGGATAAGAATTGGATATAGAGGCGGTGACACTTGGGTTCTAGAAGCTGACATCAAGGGATTCTTCGACAACATCGCCCATGAATCCATCCTGACTATGGTGAGCAATTTTCCAAAAATAGAACTCATCAAAGGATGGTTAAAAGCGGGTTTTGTGTTCCAAGGGAAATTCAACCCGACAGAACTAGGCACACCACAGGGCGGTGTTATTTCGCCGTTACTTGCCAACATCGGTTTGCATGGCTTAGAAAGCCTTATAAAAGCCACCAATCCGAAGCTTGGAGTGGTACGATACGCCGATGACTTCATCGTTACGGCTAGAGACAAATACAGTCTCGAAACTGCCCAGAACCTAATTCAAGCATGGATGTCTGAACGAGGTCTTGAACTCAGTGCTGAGAAGACGGTCATTACGTCAATGGAAGATGGCTTCGACTTCCTGGGGTTCAACTCCCGGCACTACGATGGAAAACTCCTAATCAAACCGTCCAAAAGGAAGGTGTTAGCCTTCTGTAAACGAATTGGTAAGGAAATCAAAAACCTGAATGGTGTAGAACAGGAAGTTCTAATTAAAAAGCTCAATCCAATTCTCAGGGGTTTTGCGAACTACTATAAAGGTGTAGTAAGCAAAGAAACCTTCTGCTATATCTCACACCGAGTATGGCAATACCTTTGGCGTTGGGCAAAGCGTAGACACCCCAACAAAAGCACTAAATGGGTAAGAAAGCGCTACTTCAAAACCATTAAAGGCAATAAATGGATGTTCGCCTGCACAACAAGCGACCGCCGAGGGAAGGATAAAGAACTTGTCCTTTACCAGATAGCATATACAGCCATTGAACGCCATATAAAGGTCAAGGGTGACGCAAGTCCCGATGACCCCTCACTAAAAGGATACTGGGAAAAGCGCCACCAGAAGTATGGTAAATCTCGCTTTGAAAAAGGCTCCAAGCTATATAAGATAGCAGAAAACCAGAACTGGAAATGTCCAGAATGTGGCGAACTCTTATTCAACGGAGAGGAAATCGA includes:
- the ltrA gene encoding group II intron reverse transcriptase/maturase is translated as MMSSETTNGLKRRLEDWNQINWYKVNKLVRNLRQRIFRARKLGDFRKIRSLQKLMLRSYANLLLSVRRITQTNQGKATAGIDKEVINTPKQRVILVNNWDGGNLKPTRRVEIPKPNGKKRPLGIPTVRDRIEQAIVKNALEPEWEAVFEAHSYGFRPGRSCHDAIAQCFNRIRIGYRGGDTWVLEADIKGFFDNIAHESILTMVSNFPKIELIKGWLKAGFVFQGKFNPTELGTPQGGVISPLLANIGLHGLESLIKATNPKLGVVRYADDFIVTARDKYSLETAQNLIQAWMSERGLELSAEKTVITSMEDGFDFLGFNSRHYDGKLLIKPSKRKVLAFCKRIGKEIKNLNGVEQEVLIKKLNPILRGFANYYKGVVSKETFCYISHRVWQYLWRWAKRRHPNKSTKWVRKRYFKTIKGNKWMFACTTSDRRGKDKELVLYQIAYTAIERHIKVKGDASPDDPSLKGYWEKRHQKYGKSRFEKGSKLYKIAENQNWKCPECGELLFNGEEIETHHIVSVAEGGTDDMENLLHLHSSCHKQIHKTQVKSRLK